A region of Arabidopsis thaliana chromosome 5, partial sequence DNA encodes the following proteins:
- the PHT1;6 gene encoding phosphate transporter 1;6 (phosphate transporter 1;6 (PHT1;6); FUNCTIONS IN: phosphate transmembrane transporter activity, carbohydrate transmembrane transporter activity, inorganic phosphate transmembrane transporter activity, sugar:hydrogen symporter activity; INVOLVED IN: transport, phosphate transport, transmembrane transport; LOCATED IN: integral to membrane, membrane; EXPRESSED IN: leaf whorl, sepal, flower; EXPRESSED DURING: petal differentiation and expansion stage; CONTAINS InterPro DOMAIN/s: Sugar transporter, conserved site (InterPro:IPR005829), Major facilitator superfamily (InterPro:IPR020846), General substrate transporter (InterPro:IPR005828), Phosphate permease (InterPro:IPR004738), Major facilitator superfamily, general substrate transporter (InterPro:IPR016196); BEST Arabidopsis thaliana protein match is: phosphate transporter 1;7 (TAIR:AT3G54700.1); Has 1807 Blast hits to 1807 proteins in 277 species: Archae - 0; Bacteria - 0; Metazoa - 736; Fungi - 347; Plants - 385; Viruses - 0; Other Eukaryotes - 339 (source: NCBI BLink).) has translation MANEEQGSILKALDVAKTQWYHVTAVVVSGMGFFTDSYDLFVISLITKLLGRIYYQVPGSSSPGSLPDGISAAVSGVAFAGTFIGQIFFGCLGDKLGRKRVYGLTLLIMTICSICSGLSLGRDPKTVMVTLCFFRFWLGFGIGGDYPLSATIMSEYSNKRTRGAFIAAVFGMQGIGILAAGAVSLLVSAVFESKFPSRAYILDGAASTVPQADYVWRIILMVGALPALLTYYWRMKMPETARYTALVSKNAEQAALDMTKVLNVDIEASAAKNDQARVSSDEFGLFSMKFLRRHGLHLLGTASTWFLLDIAFYSQNLFQKDIFTTIGWLPSAKTMNAIQELYMIAKAQTIIACCSTVPGYFFTVGFIDYMGRKKIQIMGFAMMTIFMLSLAIPYHHWTLPANRIGFVVLYSFTFFFSNFGPNATTFIVPAEIFPARIRSTCHGISAASGKAGAMVGSFGFSALVKALGMSNTLYIMAGINLLGLLLTFTIPETNGKSLEELSGETEPEKIKEKIVV, from the coding sequence ATGGCTAACGAAGAACAAGGAAGCATCTTGAAAGCTCTTGACGTTGCAAAGACTCAATGGTACCACGTCACGGCGGTTGTAGTCTCCGGTATGGGTTTCTTCACAGACTCATACGATCTCTTCGTGATATCTCTTATCACGAAGCTTCTTGGCCGGATCTACTATCAGGTTCCTGGCTCCTCCTCTCCCGGAAGCCTCCCTGACGGCATCTCTGCGGCCGTGAGTGGTGTGGCCTTCGCTGGAACGTTTATCGGACAGATTTTCTTTGGGTGTCTTGGTGACAAGCTTGGACGTAAGAGAGTCTATGGTTTGACTCTCTTGATCATGACCATATGCTCCATTTGTTCTGGTCTTTCCCTTGGAAGAGACCCGAAAACCGTCATGGTaactctctgcttcttccgCTTCTGGCTCGGGTTTGGCATCGGTGGTGACTATCCTCTCTCGGCTACGATCATGTCCGAGTATTCCAACAAACGTACTCGCGGTGCTTTCATAGCAGCTGTTTTCGGTATGCAAGGGATTGGGATCCTTGCCGCAGGAGCTGTCTCGTTACTTGTCTCAGCTGTTTTCGAGAGTAAGTTTCCGTCCCGAGCCTATATATTGGATGGTGCAGCCTCCACCGTCCCACAGGCGGATTACGTTTGGAGGATCATCCTGATGGTCGGCGCCTTACCAGCTCTCTTGACCTACTACTGGCGGATGAAGATGCCCGAAACCGCTCGTTACACGGCTCTTGTCTCCAAGAACGCGGAGCAAGCGGCTTTAGATATGACTAAGGTTCTCAACGTAGACATTGAAGCCTCTGCCGCAAAGAATGATCAAGCTAGGGTTTCCTCGGACGAGTTTGGCTTGTTCTCCATGAAGTTCCTTCGCCGTCACGGACTCCACTTACTCGGAACAGCCTCCACATGGTTCCTCCTCGACATCGCTTTCTACAGCCAAAACTTGTTCCAGAAGGATATCTTCACCACCATTGGGTGGTTACCTTCGGCTAAAACCATGAACGCAATCCAAGAGCTCTACATGATCGCTAAGGCTCAAACCATAATCGCTTGTTGCAGCACCGTTCCCGGTTACTTTTTCACTGTAGGGTTCATCGATTATATGGGACGGAAAAAGATCCAGATCATGGGTTTCGCTATGATGACCATCTTCATGCTCAGTTTAGCCATACCGTACCATCATTGGACCTTACCGGCTAACCGGATTGGTTTCGTCGTTCTTTActctttcacatttttcttctccaattttGGACCTAACGCAACTACTTTCATTGTCCCGGCTGAGATTTTCCCGGCGAGGATAAGGTCGACTTGTCACGGTATATCGGCGGCGTCTGGTAAAGCCGGTGCGATGGTCGGTTCTTTCGGGTTTTCGGCTTTGGTTAAAGCTTTGGGTATGAGTAACACGTTATACATCATGGCAGGAATCAATTTGCTTGGCTTGCTTCTCACGTTTACAATTCCGGAGACTAATGGGAAATCACTTGAGGAGCTTTCCGGCGAAACTGAGCCGGAGAAAATCAAGGAGAAGATtgttgtttag
- the ckl8 gene encoding casein kinase I-like 8 (casein kinase I-like 8 (ckl8); FUNCTIONS IN: protein serine/threonine kinase activity, protein kinase activity, kinase activity, ATP binding; INVOLVED IN: protein amino acid phosphorylation; LOCATED IN: cellular_component unknown; EXPRESSED IN: 25 plant structures; EXPRESSED DURING: 15 growth stages; CONTAINS InterPro DOMAIN/s: Protein kinase, ATP binding site (InterPro:IPR017441), Protein kinase, catalytic domain (InterPro:IPR000719), Serine/threonine-protein kinase-like domain (InterPro:IPR017442), Protein kinase-like domain (InterPro:IPR011009), Serine/threonine-protein kinase, active site (InterPro:IPR008271); BEST Arabidopsis thaliana protein match is: casein kinase like 13 (TAIR:AT1G04440.1); Has 1807 Blast hits to 1807 proteins in 277 species: Archae - 0; Bacteria - 0; Metazoa - 736; Fungi - 347; Plants - 385; Viruses - 0; Other Eukaryotes - 339 (source: NCBI BLink).), with protein MDRVVGGKYKLGRKLGSGSFGELFLGVNVQTGEEVAVKLEPARARHPQLHYESKLYMLLQGGTGIPHLKWYGVEGEYNCMVIDLLGPSMEDLFNYCSRRFNLKTVLMLADQMINRVEYMHVRGFLHRDIKPDNFLMGLGRKANQVYIIDYGLAKKYRDLQTHRHIPYRENKNLTGTARYASVNTHLGIEQSRRDDLESLGYVLMYFLRGSLPWQGLRAGTKKQKYDKISEKKRLTPVEVLCKSFPPEFTSYFLYVRSLRFEDKPDYPYLKRLFRDLFIREGYQFDYVFDWTILKYPQFSSGSSSSSKPRSSLRPAMNPPVPIAERPDKPSAGAGQDSRDRFSGALEAYARRNGSGSGVVQADRSRPRTSENVLASSKDTTPQNYERVERPISSTRHASSSRKAVVSSVRATSSADFTENRSSRVVPSNGRSSTAQRTQLVPDPTTRPSSSSFTRAAPSRTARDITLQSFELLTIGNGKRK; from the exons ATGGATCGTGTGGTTGGTGGTAAGTATAAGCTTGGACGTAAACTTGGAAGTGGATCATTTGGTGAACTTTTTCTAG ggGTTAATGTACAAACTGGAGAAGAAGTTGCTGTGAAGCTT gaACCTGCGAGAGCTAGACATCCTCAACTTCATTATGAATCAAAGCTTTATATGCTTCTTCAAGGAGGAA CTGGTATTCCACATCTAAAATGGTATGGGGTTGAGGGTGAATACAACTGTATGGTGATTGACCTTTTGGGTCCGAGTATGGAggatttatttaattattgtagtcGGAGGTTCAATCTAAAGACGGTTCTAATGCTCGCAGATCAAATG atCAATAGAGTTGAGTATATGCATGTCCGGGGATTTCTTCATCGTGACATAAAGCCTGATAACTTTTTGATGGGTCTTGGACGCAAAGCGAACCAG GTGTACATCATTGACTACGGACTTGCAAAAAAGTATAGAGATCTCCAAACTCATAGACACATTCCCTACAG GGAAAACAAGAATCTTACTGGAACAGCTCGATATGCAAGTGTTAACACTCATCTTGGAATTG AGCAAAGTAGGAGGGACGATCTGGAATCTCTTGGCTACGTGCTTATGTATTTTCTTCGAGGAAG TCTTCCTTGGCAAGGCCTTCGTGCGGGTACCAAAAAACAGAAGTATGACAAGATCAGCGAAAAGAAAAGGCTTACACCTGTAGAG GTTCTCTGTAAATCCTTTCCACCTGAGTTCACATCATACTTCCTCTATGTACGATCATTGCGGTTTGAAGACAAACCAGATTATCCATACCTAAAGAGGCTTTTCAGGGATCTCTTTATTCGAGAAG GTTATCAGTTTGACTATGTATTTGATTGGACAATCTTGAAGTATCCACAGTTTAGTTCGGGCTCCAGCTCTAGCTCCAAGCCAAGA TCAAGCCTGAGACCAGCTATGAATCCTCCAGTACCAATTGCCGAAAGACCAGATAAACCTTCAG CTGGAGCTGGGCAAGACAGTCGAGATAGATTCTCAGGTGCTTTAGAGGCATATGCTAGAAGAAATGGCTCAGGAAGCGGTGTGGTACAAGCTGATCGATCTAGACCAAGAACCTCAGAGAATGTATTAGCATCGTCAAAGGATACAACACCA CAAAACTATGAGAGAGTCGAAAGACCAATCTCTTCAACAAGACACGCAAGTTCTTCAAGAAAAGCTGTTGTATCGAGCGTACGAGCCACTTCTTCAGCTGATTTCACAGAGAACCGCTCTAGCAGAGTTGTCCCAAGCAATGGCCGTTCCTCAACCGCTCAGAGGACTCAGCTCGTCCCTGACCCAACCACTAGaccgtcatcttcttcttttaccCGAGCTGCGCCGTCGAGGACTGCTCGT
- the c-NAD-MDH2 gene encoding Lactate/malate dehydrogenase family protein (Lactate/malate dehydrogenase family protein; FUNCTIONS IN: in 6 functions; INVOLVED IN: in 6 processes; LOCATED IN: plasma membrane; EXPRESSED IN: 25 plant structures; EXPRESSED DURING: 15 growth stages; CONTAINS InterPro DOMAIN/s: Malate dehydrogenase, NAD-dependent, cytosolic (InterPro:IPR011274), Lactate/malate dehydrogenase, N-terminal (InterPro:IPR001236), Malate dehydrogenase, NAD/NADP (InterPro:IPR010945), Lactate/malate dehydrogenase, C-terminal (InterPro:IPR022383), NAD(P)-binding domain (InterPro:IPR016040), L-lactate/malate dehydrogenase (InterPro:IPR001557), Malate dehydrogenase, active site (InterPro:IPR001252), Lactate dehydrogenase/glycoside hydrolase, family 4, C-terminal (InterPro:IPR015955); BEST Arabidopsis thaliana protein match is: Lactate/malate dehydrogenase family protein (TAIR:AT1G04410.1); Has 1807 Blast hits to 1807 proteins in 277 species: Archae - 0; Bacteria - 0; Metazoa - 736; Fungi - 347; Plants - 385; Viruses - 0; Other Eukaryotes - 339 (source: NCBI BLink).), translating into MAKEPVRVLVTGAAGQIGYALVPMIARGIMLGADQPVILHMLDIPFAAEALNGVKMELVDAAFPLLKGVVATTDAVEACTGVNVAVMVGGFPRKEGMERKDVMSKNVSIYKSQASALEKHAAPNCKVLVVANPANTNALILKEFAPSIPEKNITCLTRLDHNRALGQVSERLSVPVSDVKNVIIWGNHSSTQYPDVNHATVKTSVGEKPVRELVKNDEWLNGEFISTVQQRGAAIIKARKLSSALSAASSACDHIRDWVVGTPEGTFVSMGVYSDGSYNVPAGLIYSFPVTCRNGEWTIVQGLPIDDASRKKMDLTAEELKEEKDLAYSCLS; encoded by the exons ATGGCGAAGGAACCAGTTCGTGTTCTTGTTACCGGAGCTGCAG GACAAATCGGATATGCTCTTGTTCCTATGATTGCAAGGGGGATAATGCTTGGTGCTGATCAGCCTGTGATCCTCCACATGCTTGACATCCCTTTTGCAGCAGAAGCTTTGAACGGTGTGAAGATGGAATTGGTCGATGCTGCTTTCCCTCTTCTAAAGG GTGTGGTGGCTACAACTGATGCTGTTGAAGCGTGTACCGGTGTTAATGTTGCTGTCATGGTTGGTGGTTTCCCGAGGAAGGAAGGAATGGAGAGGAAGGATGTTATGTCCAAGAACGTTTCCATTTACAAGTCTCAAGCTTCTGCCTTGGAGAAGCATGCTGCACCAAACTGCAAG GTTCTGGTTGTTGCAAACCCTGCAAACACCAATGCATTGATCCTGAAGGAATTTGCACCATCGATCCCAGAGAAGAACATTACTTGCTTGACCAGGCTTGACCACAACAGGGCATTGGGACAAGTGTCTGAGAGGTTAAGCGTACCAGTGTCTGATGTGAAGAACGTGATTATCTGGGGAAACCACTCATCAACCCAATACCCAGATGTCAACCACGCTACCGTTAAGACTTCCGTTGGAGAGAAGCCAGTGCGTGAGCTAGTCAAGAATGACGAGTG GTTGAATGGAGAGTTCATCTCTACCGTTCAACAACGTGGTGCTGCCATTATCAAGGCCAGGAAGCTGTCTAGTGCACTTTCTGCAGCTAGCTCAGCTTGTGACCATATCCGTGATTGGGTTGTTGGAACACCTGAG GGCACATTTGTTTCAATGGGAGTATACTCAGATGGATCCTACAATGTTCCAGCTGGACTTATCTACTCCTTCCCCGTAACCTGCCGTAATGGAGAGTGGACCATTGTTCAAG GTTTACCGATTGATGACGcatcgaggaagaagatggatttgACAGCAGAGGAgttgaaggaagagaaggacCTCGCTTACTCATGCCTCTCTTAA
- the ckl8 gene encoding casein kinase I-like 8, with product MDRVVGGKYKLGRKLGSGSFGELFLGVNVQTGEEVAVKLEPARARHPQLHYESKLYMLLQGGTGIPHLKWYGVEGEYNCMVIDLLGPSMEDLFNYCSRRFNLKTVLMLADQMINRVEYMHVRGFLHRDIKPDNFLMGLGRKANQVYIIDYGLAKKYRDLQTHRHIPYRENKNLTGTARYASVNTHLGIEQSRRDDLESLGYVLMYFLRGSLPWQGLRAGTKKQKYDKISEKKRLTPVEVLCKSFPPEFTSYFLYVRSLRFEDKPDYPYLKRLFRDLFIREGYQFDYVFDWTILKYPQFSSGSSSSSKPRSSLRPAMNPPVPIAERPDKPSGKPNSITFILPKFPCIFSCVLLLLCFIKQFPYTCKARR from the exons ATGGATCGTGTGGTTGGTGGTAAGTATAAGCTTGGACGTAAACTTGGAAGTGGATCATTTGGTGAACTTTTTCTAG ggGTTAATGTACAAACTGGAGAAGAAGTTGCTGTGAAGCTT gaACCTGCGAGAGCTAGACATCCTCAACTTCATTATGAATCAAAGCTTTATATGCTTCTTCAAGGAGGAA CTGGTATTCCACATCTAAAATGGTATGGGGTTGAGGGTGAATACAACTGTATGGTGATTGACCTTTTGGGTCCGAGTATGGAggatttatttaattattgtagtcGGAGGTTCAATCTAAAGACGGTTCTAATGCTCGCAGATCAAATG atCAATAGAGTTGAGTATATGCATGTCCGGGGATTTCTTCATCGTGACATAAAGCCTGATAACTTTTTGATGGGTCTTGGACGCAAAGCGAACCAG GTGTACATCATTGACTACGGACTTGCAAAAAAGTATAGAGATCTCCAAACTCATAGACACATTCCCTACAG GGAAAACAAGAATCTTACTGGAACAGCTCGATATGCAAGTGTTAACACTCATCTTGGAATTG AGCAAAGTAGGAGGGACGATCTGGAATCTCTTGGCTACGTGCTTATGTATTTTCTTCGAGGAAG TCTTCCTTGGCAAGGCCTTCGTGCGGGTACCAAAAAACAGAAGTATGACAAGATCAGCGAAAAGAAAAGGCTTACACCTGTAGAG GTTCTCTGTAAATCCTTTCCACCTGAGTTCACATCATACTTCCTCTATGTACGATCATTGCGGTTTGAAGACAAACCAGATTATCCATACCTAAAGAGGCTTTTCAGGGATCTCTTTATTCGAGAAG GTTATCAGTTTGACTATGTATTTGATTGGACAATCTTGAAGTATCCACAGTTTAGTTCGGGCTCCAGCTCTAGCTCCAAGCCAAGA TCAAGCCTGAGACCAGCTATGAATCCTCCAGTACCAATTGCCGAAAGACCAGATAAACCTTCAGGTAAGCCCAACTCAATAACCTTCATCTTGCCTAAGTTTCCGTGTATCTTTTCGTGTgtgcttctgcttctttgcTTCATCAAACAGTTTCCCTATACTTGCAAAGCTAGGCGCTAA